A single Pseudomonas sp. DC1.2 DNA region contains:
- a CDS encoding electron transfer flavoprotein-ubiquinone oxidoreductase yields the protein MEREYMEFDVVIVGAGPAGLSAACRLKQKAAEAGKEISVCVVEKGSEVGAHILSGAVFEPRALNELFPDWKERGAPLNTPVKRDDIFVLKNADSATKIPDLLVPKTMHNEGNYIISLGNLCRWLAQQAENLGVEIYPGFAAQEALFDENGVVRGIITGDLGVDREGHPKEGLYTPGMELRGKYTLFAEGCRGHIGKQLIKRFNLDSDADAQHYGIGLKEIWEIDPAKHQPGLVVHTAGWPLDIMGTENTGGSFLYHLENNQVVVGLIVDLSYSNTYLSPFDEFQRLKHHPVLKQYLEGGKRISYGARAICKGGLNSLPKMVFKGGALIGCDLGTLNFAKIKGSHTAMKSGMLAAESVADALFADLDGTAELTTYVDAFKKSWLYDELFASRNFGPAIHKFGAIVGGGFNWLDQNIFGGKLPFTLHDTTPDYACLKLAADCKKITYPKPDGKLSFDKLSSVFISGTNHEEEQPCHLKLTDPSIPISKNLPLYDEPAQRYCPAGVYEVVTKEDGEKRFQINSQNCVHCKTCDIKDPSQNITWVAPEGAGGPTYPNM from the coding sequence GTGGAACGCGAATACATGGAATTCGACGTGGTCATCGTCGGTGCCGGCCCCGCTGGCCTGTCTGCCGCCTGCCGGTTAAAGCAGAAGGCCGCCGAAGCCGGTAAGGAAATTAGCGTCTGCGTGGTCGAAAAAGGCTCCGAAGTCGGTGCTCACATCCTTTCCGGTGCCGTATTCGAACCACGCGCTCTGAACGAACTGTTCCCGGACTGGAAAGAACGGGGTGCTCCACTGAACACGCCAGTTAAGCGTGATGACATTTTCGTCCTCAAGAACGCCGACAGCGCCACAAAGATTCCCGACCTGCTTGTGCCCAAGACCATGCACAACGAAGGCAACTACATTATTTCTCTGGGCAACCTGTGCCGCTGGCTTGCCCAGCAGGCCGAGAACCTGGGCGTAGAAATCTACCCAGGTTTCGCTGCCCAAGAAGCGCTGTTCGACGAGAACGGCGTAGTGCGCGGGATCATCACTGGCGATCTGGGTGTTGACCGCGAAGGTCACCCGAAAGAAGGCTTGTACACGCCGGGCATGGAGCTTCGCGGCAAATACACGCTGTTCGCCGAAGGTTGCCGTGGCCACATCGGCAAGCAACTGATCAAGCGCTTCAACCTCGACAGCGATGCCGATGCCCAGCACTACGGCATCGGCCTGAAAGAAATCTGGGAAATCGACCCGGCCAAGCACCAGCCAGGCCTGGTGGTCCACACCGCAGGCTGGCCGCTGGACATCATGGGCACCGAAAATACCGGGGGCTCGTTCCTCTATCACCTGGAAAACAATCAGGTGGTGGTTGGTTTGATCGTCGACCTCTCCTACAGCAACACCTACCTGTCACCCTTCGACGAGTTCCAGCGCCTCAAGCATCACCCGGTACTCAAGCAGTACCTGGAAGGTGGCAAGCGCATCAGCTACGGCGCTCGCGCCATCTGTAAGGGTGGCCTGAACTCGCTGCCGAAGATGGTGTTCAAGGGGGGGGCGCTGATTGGCTGTGACCTCGGCACACTGAACTTCGCCAAGATCAAGGGCAGCCACACCGCGATGAAATCAGGCATGCTCGCCGCTGAATCGGTAGCTGACGCGTTGTTCGCCGATCTAGACGGCACTGCTGAGCTGACCACTTACGTGGACGCCTTCAAGAAAAGCTGGCTCTACGATGAACTGTTCGCCAGCCGTAACTTCGGCCCGGCGATCCACAAGTTCGGCGCTATCGTGGGTGGCGGCTTCAACTGGCTCGACCAGAACATCTTTGGCGGCAAACTACCGTTTACCCTGCACGACACCACGCCGGATTACGCGTGCCTGAAGCTCGCGGCCGACTGCAAAAAGATCACCTACCCGAAACCAGACGGCAAGCTGAGTTTCGACAAGCTCAGTTCGGTGTTTATCTCCGGCACCAACCATGAAGAAGAACAACCGTGCCACCTGAAGCTGACTGACCCAAGCATCCCGATCAGCAAAAACCTGCCGCTGTATGATGAGCCCGCTCAGCGCTACTGCCCGGCTGGCGTGTACGAAGTAGTGACCAAGGAAGACGGCGAGAAGCGCTTCCAGATCAACTCCCAGAACTGTGTGCATTGCAAGACCTGCGACATTAAGGACCCTTCGCAGAACATCACGTGGGTTGCACCTGAAGGCGCCGGCGGCCCGACTTACCCGAACATGTAA